A part of Paraliobacillus zengyii genomic DNA contains:
- the modB gene encoding molybdate ABC transporter permease subunit, which yields MTFWQPIQLSIIVAFVATLFVVITGITMAWLMTKKRLPAKLLIETMLLLPIVLPPTVIGFLLIILFGRNGWIGEIIHFFSGQSIIFTITAAIIAAIVVAFPLMYQTVKLGFQSIDRDIEDAAQVDGGNEWHVFRFVSLPLCYKPIIAGFILSFARALGEFGATVMFAGNIPGKTQTIPLAIYVAFESNQMQLAWAWVISIVAISFVMLLLLRKVNQ from the coding sequence ATGACATTTTGGCAACCAATACAACTCTCTATAATTGTAGCATTTGTTGCCACGTTATTTGTCGTTATTACTGGAATAACAATGGCATGGTTAATGACGAAAAAGCGTTTACCAGCTAAATTATTAATAGAAACGATGCTATTATTGCCGATTGTATTACCACCGACTGTAATAGGTTTTTTATTAATTATACTTTTCGGACGTAATGGTTGGATTGGGGAAATTATTCACTTTTTTAGTGGGCAGTCCATTATATTTACGATAACTGCCGCTATTATTGCCGCTATAGTTGTCGCGTTTCCTTTAATGTATCAAACTGTTAAGCTAGGGTTTCAATCGATTGATCGAGATATAGAAGATGCTGCTCAAGTCGACGGTGGAAACGAATGGCACGTTTTTCGTTTTGTTTCTTTACCACTATGCTATAAACCGATTATTGCAGGCTTTATTTTAAGTTTTGCACGTGCATTGGGAGAATTCGGTGCGACTGTAATGTTTGCTGGTAATATTCCTGGAAAGACCCAGACCATTCCACTGGCTATTTATGTGGCGTTTGAATCAAATCAAATGCAACTTGCATGGGCGTGGGTTATTTCCATTGTAGCTATTTCGTTTGTCATGTTACTCCTTTTGCGTAAAGTAAATCAGTAA
- a CDS encoding DUF3048 domain-containing protein — MKKKLMLLLIFLIPLLLVACSNETEQTDSDPEVEEPVGESEPALPNVYPLTGERTEEAVDNRIVAVMINNHPSARPQTGLSQADVVFEILAEGDITRLMALFQSQQPEVVGPVRSARPYYFNTADDYGALYVYHGAANFIEDMLADGAAEYLNGAYYDDDGNLFKRESFRVAPHNSYLQFGAVYDVAEEKGYQTSMEYESLRFLEEEETTEIGGTEVTEVSFNYTSTPVRYVYNSESEAYLRYNGEEQTLELNTDEPVELDNVFIIETNHEVVDDAGRREIDLDSGGNAYLLQKGKLQKIQWKNQDGRIIPVRDGEEVGLVSGQTWINVIPTDPGLSAVEEIE; from the coding sequence ATGAAAAAGAAGTTAATGCTATTATTAATATTTTTAATTCCGTTATTATTGGTCGCTTGTTCAAATGAAACAGAGCAGACTGATTCAGATCCGGAAGTTGAAGAACCAGTAGGAGAATCAGAACCAGCGTTACCAAATGTATATCCGCTTACTGGAGAAAGGACAGAAGAAGCAGTTGATAATCGAATTGTCGCTGTCATGATCAATAATCATCCATCAGCCCGACCGCAGACTGGTTTATCCCAAGCAGATGTTGTGTTTGAAATTTTGGCTGAGGGTGACATTACAAGACTAATGGCTCTCTTTCAAAGTCAACAGCCAGAGGTTGTCGGACCAGTAAGAAGTGCGCGTCCTTATTATTTTAATACGGCAGATGACTATGGTGCGCTCTATGTTTATCATGGTGCAGCAAACTTTATAGAAGATATGCTAGCAGATGGTGCCGCTGAGTATTTGAATGGTGCTTATTATGATGATGATGGTAATTTATTTAAACGGGAGTCTTTCCGTGTTGCACCGCACAACTCTTATTTGCAATTTGGAGCTGTTTATGATGTTGCAGAAGAAAAAGGGTACCAAACAAGTATGGAGTATGAGTCTCTAAGATTTTTAGAAGAAGAAGAAACTACTGAAATTGGAGGAACTGAGGTTACAGAGGTATCTTTCAATTACACATCAACACCAGTTCGTTATGTGTATAATTCGGAATCAGAAGCCTATTTACGTTATAATGGGGAAGAACAAACACTTGAGTTAAATACAGATGAACCTGTAGAGCTAGACAATGTCTTTATTATCGAGACAAATCATGAAGTGGTTGATGATGCTGGACGCCGCGAGATAGATTTAGATTCAGGTGGAAATGCATATCTTTTACAAAAAGGAAAACTTCAAAAAATCCAATGGAAGAACCAGGATGGACGAATTATACCGGTTCGTGATGGAGAAGAAGTTGGGTTAGTTTCTGGTCAGACTTGGATTAATGTGATTCCCACGGATCCAGGATTATCAGCAGTAGAAGAGATAGAATAA
- a CDS encoding YerC/YecD family TrpR-related protein — protein sequence MQIDKLRGEQLDQLFDAMLTLKNREECYQFFDDIATMSEIQSFSQRLQVAKMLKEGHTYHAIVEESSASTTTISRVKRCLNYGNDGYQMVLGRLEEQEES from the coding sequence ATGCAGATCGATAAATTAAGAGGTGAACAATTGGATCAGCTATTTGATGCAATGCTAACATTAAAAAACCGAGAAGAATGCTATCAATTTTTTGATGATATTGCGACAATGAGCGAGATTCAATCCTTTTCCCAAAGGTTACAAGTAGCAAAAATGTTAAAAGAAGGCCATACGTATCATGCTATTGTTGAAGAGTCGAGCGCATCAACAACCACGATTTCGCGTGTGAAGCGTTGCCTTAATTATGGTAATGACGGTTATCAAATGGTACTTGGACGTCTAGAAGAACAAGAGGAGTCATAG
- a CDS encoding Gfo/Idh/MocA family protein — MVRFGIIGTNWITESFINAALDVEDFELVAVYSRTEDKAKQFADKFSVETIFTDMDRFLQNDQMDAVYIASPNVMHAGQAIEAMNAGKHVIVEKAIASNATEVKELIDTAKRNGVLLMEAIKSIFLPNFQAVKENLDKIGPVRRYFASYCQYSSRYDAYKEGNVMNAFKPEFSNGSLMDIGIYCIYPMVTLFGKPKKVHANAYMLESGVDGQGSALFDYDELNGSVMYSKVTNSYLPSEIQGEQGAIIIDNINHPTKVEIKWNDGTVEDISRPQKDNAMYYEAKAFIDAIKNNELESSINTYENTLITATILEEARGQFGLVFPADNK; from the coding sequence ATGGTTAGATTCGGAATTATCGGGACAAATTGGATAACAGAAAGTTTTATTAATGCTGCGTTAGATGTGGAGGATTTTGAGCTAGTTGCAGTTTATTCTCGCACAGAGGATAAGGCAAAGCAATTCGCAGACAAGTTCTCTGTAGAAACAATATTTACAGATATGGATCGTTTTCTGCAAAATGATCAAATGGATGCAGTGTACATAGCAAGCCCAAATGTTATGCATGCAGGACAAGCGATTGAAGCGATGAATGCAGGTAAACATGTGATTGTGGAAAAAGCAATAGCATCAAATGCAACTGAAGTTAAAGAATTAATTGATACAGCAAAGCGAAACGGTGTATTGCTAATGGAAGCAATTAAATCAATCTTTTTGCCCAACTTTCAAGCAGTTAAAGAAAACTTGGACAAGATAGGGCCAGTTCGTCGCTATTTTGCGAGCTACTGTCAGTATTCATCACGTTATGATGCATATAAAGAAGGAAACGTCATGAATGCGTTTAAGCCTGAATTCTCTAATGGTTCTCTAATGGATATAGGAATCTATTGTATTTATCCTATGGTAACCCTCTTTGGCAAGCCAAAAAAAGTTCATGCTAATGCTTATATGCTTGAATCAGGTGTTGATGGACAAGGAAGTGCCCTGTTTGATTATGATGAACTAAATGGTTCAGTAATGTATTCTAAGGTTACAAATTCTTATCTGCCATCTGAAATTCAAGGTGAACAAGGCGCAATCATAATTGACAATATTAATCACCCTACCAAAGTAGAAATAAAATGGAATGATGGAACTGTCGAAGATATCTCGCGACCACAAAAAGACAATGCCATGTATTATGAAGCAAAGGCTTTTATTGATGCAATAAAAAACAATGAATTAGAATCCTCAATTAATACGTATGAAAATACACTAATAACGGCGACTATTTTAGAAGAAGCAAGAGGACAGTTTGGACTCGTATTTCCAGCCGATAATAAATAG
- a CDS encoding heptaprenylglyceryl phosphate synthase, producing the protein MYNRKEWKHIFKLDPNKEITNEEVTKICQSGTDAIIVGGTDGVTLDGVLQLLSQIRRFSVPCILEVSSMDAITPGFDFYYIPMVLNSQDKKWMMDIQHQAIKDFGNMLNWNEIVAEGYCILNPEAKAYNLANCKLPDAGDVIAYAQMVEHMLHLPIFYLEYSGTYGDPELVRQVKQQLNATQLFYGGGIKNKQQAKEMATCADVIVVGNSIYENFEEALQTVEAVKEG; encoded by the coding sequence TTGTATAATAGGAAAGAATGGAAACATATTTTCAAATTAGACCCTAATAAAGAAATTACTAACGAAGAAGTAACGAAAATTTGTCAATCAGGAACAGATGCAATAATCGTTGGTGGAACAGATGGGGTTACTTTAGATGGTGTATTACAACTATTAAGTCAGATTCGCAGGTTTTCAGTACCTTGCATTTTAGAAGTCTCTTCAATGGATGCAATTACACCTGGTTTTGACTTTTATTATATTCCAATGGTGTTAAATAGTCAGGATAAAAAATGGATGATGGACATTCAGCATCAAGCAATTAAAGATTTTGGAAATATGTTGAACTGGAACGAAATTGTGGCGGAAGGATATTGTATTTTAAATCCGGAAGCAAAAGCATACAATCTTGCTAATTGTAAGCTCCCAGATGCAGGAGATGTAATAGCTTATGCACAAATGGTTGAACACATGCTTCATTTGCCAATTTTTTATTTAGAATATAGCGGTACATACGGTGATCCAGAATTAGTGAGGCAAGTGAAACAACAATTGAACGCTACACAATTATTCTACGGTGGTGGGATAAAGAATAAACAGCAGGCAAAAGAAATGGCGACTTGCGCGGATGTCATTGTTGTAGGAAATAGTATATATGAAAATTTTGAAGAAGCGTTACAAACAGTTGAGGCAGTAAAAGAAGGATAA
- the pcrA gene encoding DNA helicase PcrA — MSKAMEKLLNGLNKPQQDAVRHTDGPLLIMAGAGSGKTRVLTHRIAYLLDEKEISPRSVLAITFTNKAAREMKERISRLVGPEADQIWVSTFHSMCVRILRRDIDRIGYSRSFSILDSGDQLTVIKNILKEKNIDPKKFEPRAMLNAISSAKNSLITPEGYKAEAGDFYQQQIATVYESYQRRLMKNQSLDFDDLIMQTIVLFKRLPEVLEYYQRRFQYVHVDEYQDTNHAQYSLVKQLASRYQNLCVVGDSDQSIYGWRGADIANILSFEKDYPSARVVILEQNYRSTQSILEAANRVIENNPGRKAKKLWTDNTEGSKINYYKAATEQYEGLYVAGKAEEYVQSNEYNYRDIAILYRTNAQSRSVEETFVKANIPYQIVGGTKFYDRKEIKDMLAYLRLISNPDDDLSFVRVANEPKRGVGKTSLDKLQAYAAEHDISLYTAVQEVDFAGVSGKAAKELANFGALIRNWTQQQEFLTATDMVEEVITKTGYETMLQNERSIEAQSRLENLEEFKTVTKHFEENSEDKTLLAFLTDLALVADIDRVDDDPFADNKVTLMTLHAAKGLEFPIVFLVGMEENVFPHSRSILDEDEMEEERRLAYVGITRAEKILHISHAQMRTLYGRTNMNPISRFIREIPEVLLEGMEEVKEQMSKSPSINSNLQKPNPFAAPSKLAVKKAAQKTTTGGEKVGWQVGDKANHKKWGQGTVVKVTGEGESMELDIAFPSPTGIKRLLAKFAPITKD, encoded by the coding sequence ATGAGCAAAGCAATGGAAAAATTACTTAATGGATTAAATAAACCACAACAGGATGCTGTTCGTCATACAGATGGTCCATTACTCATAATGGCAGGTGCGGGAAGTGGTAAAACGAGAGTCCTAACACATCGAATCGCTTATTTGTTAGATGAAAAAGAAATTTCTCCTAGAAGCGTTTTGGCGATTACCTTTACAAATAAAGCAGCAAGAGAAATGAAAGAGCGGATCTCCCGACTAGTTGGACCAGAAGCAGATCAAATATGGGTATCTACTTTTCACTCAATGTGTGTACGGATATTGCGCAGAGATATTGATCGAATTGGTTACAGTAGAAGCTTTTCAATCTTAGACAGTGGGGATCAATTAACTGTAATAAAGAACATCTTAAAAGAAAAGAATATCGATCCAAAAAAATTCGAACCGCGAGCTATGTTGAATGCAATTAGTTCAGCAAAGAATAGTTTAATTACACCTGAAGGGTATAAAGCAGAAGCAGGAGATTTCTATCAACAACAAATAGCAACGGTTTACGAATCGTATCAAAGACGACTGATGAAAAACCAATCACTTGATTTTGATGATTTAATCATGCAGACAATTGTATTGTTTAAACGATTACCAGAAGTGTTGGAATATTACCAGCGACGGTTTCAATATGTTCATGTGGATGAGTATCAAGATACAAACCATGCACAATATTCTTTAGTAAAACAGTTAGCATCACGCTATCAAAACTTATGCGTAGTAGGTGATTCTGATCAATCTATCTATGGCTGGCGTGGAGCAGATATTGCGAATATCCTTTCTTTTGAAAAGGATTATCCAAGTGCTAGAGTCGTTATACTTGAGCAAAATTACCGTTCGACACAATCAATTTTAGAAGCAGCTAATCGTGTGATTGAAAATAATCCTGGACGTAAGGCGAAGAAACTATGGACAGATAATACAGAGGGCTCGAAAATAAATTATTATAAAGCGGCAACAGAACAATATGAAGGGTTATATGTGGCTGGCAAGGCGGAAGAGTATGTACAATCTAATGAATATAACTATCGTGATATAGCCATTCTTTATCGAACAAATGCTCAGTCTAGATCCGTCGAGGAAACGTTTGTTAAAGCAAATATTCCTTATCAAATTGTTGGCGGAACTAAGTTCTATGATCGAAAAGAAATTAAAGACATGCTTGCATACTTACGTTTAATATCGAATCCTGATGATGACCTTAGTTTTGTAAGAGTGGCAAATGAGCCGAAGCGTGGTGTTGGTAAAACATCTTTGGATAAGCTTCAAGCCTATGCAGCTGAACATGACATTTCTTTATACACTGCAGTACAAGAAGTTGACTTTGCTGGTGTTAGTGGTAAAGCTGCAAAAGAGTTAGCGAACTTTGGAGCATTAATAAGAAATTGGACACAACAGCAAGAGTTTTTAACTGCAACGGATATGGTGGAAGAAGTGATAACAAAGACAGGGTACGAGACAATGCTTCAGAATGAGCGTAGCATTGAAGCACAAAGTCGTCTTGAGAACTTAGAAGAGTTCAAAACGGTTACTAAACATTTTGAGGAAAATAGTGAAGATAAGACATTACTTGCTTTCTTAACTGATTTAGCCTTAGTTGCTGATATTGACCGAGTAGATGATGATCCATTTGCAGATAATAAAGTAACACTAATGACTTTGCACGCTGCCAAGGGACTAGAGTTCCCGATTGTATTCTTAGTAGGCATGGAAGAGAACGTCTTCCCACATAGTCGTTCTATTCTTGATGAAGATGAGATGGAAGAAGAACGTCGTTTAGCCTATGTAGGAATTACAAGAGCGGAAAAGATACTACACATTTCACATGCTCAGATGCGAACCTTATATGGCAGAACCAATATGAATCCAATTAGTCGATTCATTAGAGAGATTCCAGAAGTATTGTTAGAAGGTATGGAAGAAGTGAAAGAACAAATGTCCAAATCGCCTTCTATCAATTCCAATCTCCAAAAACCAAATCCATTTGCTGCACCATCCAAGTTGGCTGTTAAAAAAGCAGCACAAAAAACAACGACGGGTGGAGAAAAGGTTGGATGGCAAGTTGGTGACAAAGCTAACCACAAAAAATGGGGTCAAGGAACCGTTGTGAAAGTTACCGGTGAAGGTGAATCAATGGAATTAGATATCGCATTTCCATCACCAACTGGTATTAAGCGATTATTAGCGAAGTTTGCTCCGATTACAAAAGATTAA
- the ligA gene encoding NAD-dependent DNA ligase LigA, with amino-acid sequence MDQAKADQEIKALRQTLEKYNYDYHVLDNPTVPDAEYDKKMQQLHRLEEEFPALVTPDSPTHRVGGKPLEGFKKVQHNVPMLSLANAFSDTDLKDFDRRIREGLDIEAVTYVCELKIDGLAVSLRYEEGIFTLGATRGDGETGEDITHNLKTIRNIPLKIAEKSTIEVRGEAFMPQKSFLALNAQKEENGEEPFANPRNAAAGSLRQLDSKIASKRSLDVFLYAVGQWESGTLTTHSERLNYLASLGLQTNPEWRKCQNIDEVIAYVEGWVQNRENLSYDIDGIVVKVDNLAYQDILGNTAKGPRWAIAYKFPAEEVVTKLTDIELSVGRTGVITPTAILDAVKVAGTTVQRASLHNADFIRDKDIRIDDTVVIKKAGDIIPEVVRVLTDKRNGEEIPYEMPTHCPACESELVRLEEEVALRCINPSCPAQVKEGLTHFVSRNAMNIDGLGEKVIEQLFDADLVDKISDIYRLERDSLLELERMGEKSVDNLLRAIEVSKGNSLEKLLFGLGIRFVGAKAAKTLAIEFETIDNLVAATYDDLVAVNEIGEKMADSIVRYFSEDHVKELVEQLKLLGLNMNYLGPKKTQQAEDSIFSGKTIVLTGKMEQLTRPEAKEKIEALGGNVTGSVSKKTDLLIAGSEAGSKLDKARKLDIEVWEEQQLIDALDI; translated from the coding sequence ATGGATCAAGCAAAAGCTGATCAAGAGATAAAAGCATTACGTCAGACATTAGAAAAGTATAATTATGACTATCATGTCTTAGATAATCCGACTGTTCCAGATGCGGAATATGATAAAAAAATGCAACAGTTGCATCGATTAGAGGAAGAATTTCCCGCACTTGTTACACCAGATTCACCCACACACCGAGTTGGTGGAAAACCTCTAGAGGGTTTTAAAAAGGTGCAACATAATGTACCAATGCTTAGTTTAGCTAATGCGTTTAGTGATACAGATCTAAAAGATTTTGATCGACGTATCCGTGAAGGCTTAGATATAGAGGCGGTCACGTATGTTTGTGAGTTGAAAATTGATGGGTTAGCCGTATCTCTTCGCTATGAAGAAGGTATTTTCACTCTGGGAGCTACTCGAGGAGATGGTGAAACGGGCGAGGATATTACACATAATCTAAAAACGATTCGAAACATTCCATTAAAAATTGCAGAGAAAAGTACAATTGAAGTTCGTGGAGAAGCATTTATGCCACAGAAATCTTTTCTTGCCTTAAATGCGCAAAAAGAAGAAAATGGAGAGGAACCGTTTGCGAATCCACGTAATGCGGCAGCGGGTTCTTTAAGACAATTAGATTCTAAAATTGCTTCTAAACGTAGCCTTGATGTTTTCCTTTATGCGGTTGGACAATGGGAGTCTGGTACACTTACGACACATAGTGAACGGTTAAATTATTTAGCTTCATTAGGTTTACAAACAAACCCAGAATGGCGGAAATGCCAAAATATTGATGAAGTGATTGCTTATGTAGAAGGTTGGGTTCAAAATCGTGAGAACTTATCTTATGACATAGATGGCATTGTAGTGAAAGTGGATAATCTTGCATATCAAGATATACTTGGTAATACAGCTAAAGGGCCACGTTGGGCAATTGCTTATAAGTTTCCAGCGGAAGAAGTTGTCACTAAGCTTACAGATATCGAATTAAGTGTTGGAAGAACTGGGGTTATTACGCCTACTGCTATTCTTGATGCAGTTAAAGTTGCAGGTACAACTGTACAGCGTGCTTCCTTACACAATGCAGATTTTATTCGTGATAAAGACATTCGAATTGATGATACAGTTGTAATTAAAAAAGCCGGAGATATTATCCCAGAGGTTGTGCGTGTCTTAACTGACAAACGAAATGGGGAAGAAATTCCTTATGAGATGCCTACACATTGTCCTGCATGTGAAAGTGAGTTAGTTAGGCTTGAGGAAGAAGTTGCACTAAGGTGTATAAATCCTAGTTGTCCGGCACAAGTAAAAGAAGGATTGACGCACTTTGTTTCGCGTAACGCCATGAATATTGATGGTTTAGGAGAAAAAGTTATTGAGCAACTTTTTGATGCGGATTTAGTTGATAAAATTTCTGATATCTATCGACTAGAGCGTGATTCCTTACTAGAATTAGAACGAATGGGTGAGAAGTCAGTTGATAATTTGTTACGTGCAATCGAAGTATCAAAAGGTAATTCACTTGAGAAACTGTTGTTTGGTTTAGGAATACGTTTTGTTGGGGCAAAAGCTGCGAAAACATTAGCAATTGAATTTGAGACGATCGATAATTTAGTAGCGGCTACGTATGATGATTTAGTTGCAGTGAACGAAATTGGTGAAAAAATGGCTGATTCGATTGTTCGATATTTTTCAGAAGATCATGTAAAAGAATTGGTCGAACAGTTAAAGCTATTAGGATTGAATATGAATTACCTAGGACCGAAAAAGACACAGCAAGCTGAGGATTCGATTTTTAGTGGAAAGACAATTGTTCTGACAGGAAAAATGGAGCAACTGACACGTCCAGAAGCAAAAGAAAAAATTGAAGCTTTAGGTGGCAATGTGACAGGAAGTGTTAGTAAAAAGACGGACCTACTCATTGCAGGATCAGAAGCTGGATCTAAATTGGATAAAGCTAGAAAGTTAGATATAGAAGTTTGGGAAGAGCAACAGTTAATTGATGCGCTTGATATATAA
- a CDS encoding CamS family sex pheromone protein, translating into MNKKGFSVLLLLLLLFLTSCAPSFDNQEDEVVDDNTLDDTGQETAIIPSYSVSDQDYQVLLPYKLSQSRGVIVNQIANRLDIDSFEEGLRRHSTNVYDPDDYFFQEGQKITSDVVYNWLERYSEEDDSNGNPLGLNPEIDLPVNEEDRDPEQILKEERENPKYLSHILEQDYLVKTEDNAVQLAGISIGIAMKSNYRFETEDGLYYYEDISMDKMLSEANRIAKEVVTRVREIEGLEEVPIMLAVYREESRDALVPGNFVATATVDNGSNSVGDWESIDEEYILFPSTEATEKDPDTTANLDDFEKDIAEYFPNYVGVIGEGFYIDEQLQKLTLEVPIQFKGKAEVIGFTQYAYGLVMDGFQNHYDLEINITASDNQESLIFRKAGEEEPTVHIYD; encoded by the coding sequence ATGAATAAAAAAGGTTTTAGCGTACTCTTGTTATTACTCCTATTGTTTTTAACAAGTTGTGCTCCTTCATTTGATAATCAAGAAGATGAAGTTGTTGATGATAATACCTTAGATGATACAGGTCAGGAAACAGCGATTATTCCAAGCTACAGTGTATCAGATCAAGATTATCAAGTGTTGTTACCTTATAAACTAAGTCAATCTCGAGGAGTAATTGTCAATCAAATTGCCAATCGTTTAGACATTGATTCGTTTGAGGAAGGATTACGAAGACACTCAACGAATGTTTACGATCCTGATGATTACTTTTTTCAAGAAGGGCAAAAGATCACGTCAGATGTTGTCTATAATTGGTTAGAACGTTATTCTGAAGAAGATGACAGTAATGGGAATCCACTCGGTCTAAATCCTGAAATTGATCTTCCCGTAAATGAAGAAGACCGAGATCCAGAACAAATATTAAAAGAGGAACGAGAAAACCCAAAATATTTATCCCATATTCTAGAACAAGACTATTTAGTCAAAACAGAAGATAATGCTGTTCAACTCGCTGGGATTTCAATTGGAATAGCGATGAAATCAAATTACCGATTTGAAACAGAGGATGGCCTTTATTATTACGAAGATATTAGTATGGATAAAATGTTATCTGAAGCAAATCGGATAGCAAAAGAAGTGGTTACAAGAGTACGAGAAATAGAAGGGTTAGAAGAAGTGCCGATTATGTTAGCTGTATATCGAGAAGAATCACGTGATGCATTAGTACCTGGGAATTTTGTCGCAACAGCAACTGTAGATAATGGTAGCAATTCTGTTGGGGATTGGGAATCTATTGATGAGGAATATATTTTATTTCCTTCCACTGAAGCCACTGAAAAAGATCCAGATACAACAGCAAACTTAGACGACTTTGAAAAAGACATTGCTGAATATTTTCCGAACTATGTTGGTGTAATCGGGGAAGGATTCTATATTGATGAACAATTGCAAAAACTCACGTTAGAAGTCCCAATTCAATTTAAAGGTAAAGCGGAGGTAATTGGATTTACCCAATATGCTTATGGGCTTGTAATGGATGGTTTTCAAAACCACTACGATTTAGAGATTAATATAACGGCAAGTGACAATCAGGAGAGCTTGATTTTCCGTAAGGCTGGCGAAGAGGAACCGACTGTTCATATTTATGATTAA
- the gatC gene encoding Asp-tRNA(Asn)/Glu-tRNA(Gln) amidotransferase subunit GatC: MAEISKEEVRHVANLARLAISEEEVEKMTKQLGDIISYAELLNDLDTENVEPTTHVLDLKNVMRKDEPRKWIEKEDALKNAPDQQEGQFRVPSILE; encoded by the coding sequence ATGGCAGAAATATCTAAAGAAGAAGTAAGACACGTGGCAAACTTAGCACGTTTAGCAATATCAGAAGAAGAAGTAGAGAAAATGACGAAACAGCTCGGAGATATTATTAGCTATGCCGAACTATTAAACGATTTAGATACAGAGAATGTTGAACCGACAACACACGTATTAGATTTGAAAAATGTGATGCGCAAAGATGAGCCAAGAAAATGGATCGAAAAAGAAGATGCACTAAAAAATGCACCTGACCAACAAGAAGGTCAATTTCGCGTCCCTTCCATATTAGAATAA